The nucleotide window GGTGATGAAGGTTGATGCTTCTTTTCATGCACGCTTTGATGCGATTGGAAAAGAATATCGCTATGTGCTTTATTTAGCTTCAATACGGGACCCCTTTCAGCGGAACTATGCTTGTCGATACCCATACCCCTTAAATTTTGAGGCCATGCAAGAGGCAAGTAAATATTTCCTCGGTACCCATGACTTTACTAGCTTTTGCTCAGCAAGGACAGATGTGATGGATAAAATCCGATCGATAGAGGCGATAGATTTTTTCATCGATGGAGATTTCCTTACATTACGGTTTGTTGGGAATGGCTTTTTGTATAATATGGTTCGAATTCTTGTCGGAACATTATTAGCAGTAGGATCAGGAGACCTTTTACCAGAGGAAATGCCTGTTATCTTGGAAAAAAAAGATCGGCGGTCCGCCGGGAAGACGGCTCCAGCCAATGGGTTATATCTTTGGGAAGTTTTTTATTAATGCTGTGCAAGGCGCATCCGCTTTTCTGAAAGCAACCCAACCTGGTGTAACATTTTCTTGACAATTTACCTGTAAGTATTTATTATATTATATGTGTGTGTTTTTAATCCCACGATAAAGCCCCGGAAAGTCTTCATCGTGATTGAAAATATATGAATTGAAACTTAAGCGCACAGGGCATTAGACGTTCGTTCCCGGAACAGAATGGATGGCTGATTGCTTTATAAAAGTGCGAAAATCATAATCTTTAATGGATTTAATTAGGAGGGAAACTCATGCGTACAACGTTTATGGCAAATGCCAACAATATCGAGCGTAAATGGTACGTGATTGATGCTGAGGGCAAAACTCTTGGACGTCTTGCATCTGAAGTTGCATCAATCTTACGTGGTAAAAACAAACCAACTTTTACACCACATGTTGACACTGGTGATAATGTAATCATTCTTAACGCATCAAAAGTAGAACTAACTGGTAAAAAATTAACTGACAAGATCTACTACCGTCACACCATGCACCCAGGTGGTTTAAAAACTAGAACTGCCCTTGAAATGCGTACAAACTACGCTGAGAAAATGATTGAGCTTGCTGTTAAAGGCATGCTTCCAAAGAATTCTCTTGGTCGTCAAATGTTTAAAAAATTACACGTATACGCTGGCGCAGAACATCCGCACCAAGCACAACAACCTGAAGTTTACGAACTTCGCGGTTAATAAAGAGGGAGGGAATTTACTTGGCACAAGTTGAATATATTGGTACTGGTCGTCGTAAGAGCTCTGTTGCACGTGTGCGCATAGTTCCAGGTACAGGTAAAATTACAATTAACGGACGTGACATCGAAGATTATATCCCATTTGAAGCTTTACGTATGGTGGTAAACCAACCATTAGTAGCTACTGAAACAAAGGGCAGCTATGATGTTCTTGTAAACGTGAGCGGCGGTGGATACACTGGTCAAGCTGGCGCAATCCGCCACGGTATTGCTCGTGCATTACTAAAAGCTGATCCAGAATATCGTCCAACATTAAAGCGTGCAGGACTATTAACACGTGACCCACGTATGAAAGAACGTAAAAAATACGGTCTTAAAGGTGCGCGTCGTGCGCCTCAGTTCTCAAAACGTTAATCTTTACGTTTCAAAGGCCTCAAACCTATTGGTTTGGGGGTCTTTTTTTTTACTCAAAAACGGATGTAAGTTGTGCTTACCATCCGCTTAGTTAACGAGTTGATTTTTTACTGCATAAAGTGCTGCCTGTGTCCGGTCGGCTAGCTCAAGTTTACCTAACAGGTTAGATACATGTGTTTTAACCGTCTTTTCCGTGATGAAAAGAGATGCAGCAATTTCCTTGTTGCTTTTCCCTTTAGCGATTTCTTTTAACACATCTAATTCTCTTTTCGTTAGCTCCTCCAGTTTTTTTGGTTTTCCTTTATTGGACAAACTGGCAAGGAGATGCGAGGTTGCCGTCGGATGAAGCTGATTTTCGCCGTTCATGATTTTCTTAATGGAGGCAACTAAATCGTCGGGCTGGATGTCTTTTAGCTGGAATCCGGAAGCACCCGCTTCAAGGGCAGGGATCACATGATCTTGATCTGAAAAGCTGGTTAACATCATAATTTTGATTGTGGGCTGCTCTTTTTTATGAGTCTAGTTGCCTGGATTCCATCCATTTCAGGCATGACCAAATCCATGAGAATAAGATCTGGTTTTAATGATTTTGCTAATTCAACAGCCTCCATGCCGTTTGCGGCTTCTCCGACAATTTCAAGTTCCTTTTGTGTCCGGAGAAAAAAAACCAAGCCTCTTCTGACCACATGATGATCGTCTGCAATTAATATGCGTGTACGCATTAAATTTCCCCCTAGAACGGAATGGTGATCTCTATTTCAGTCCCATTTCCTGCTTTGCTGATTAAATGAAAATGGCCGTTTAATGCTTTTGTTCGTGCTTTCATATTTTTCAGTCCCAATGAAGGGATTTTAAGACTTTCATCATAATGGAAGCCGCAGCCCTTATCCTTTATGGTCATCTTTACCCCTCTATGGGAAGCTTGAAAAATTAAAACCGCCGCTGTGGACTGGGAATGCTTTTTACAATTGGCCAGTGCCTCTTGCCCAATGCGCCACAAAGTTTCCTCCACTTTACCGGGAATGCTTGCAGCGCCTGTTATCTCTGTTTCTATGGAGAGGCCGAGCATATCGGCATAGCTTCTCAGTGCGCTTACCAATCCATGTTCCAATCCTTGTGGCCTCAGCTGCCAGATTAATGCTCTCATTTCACCAAGAGCTTCATGGGCTAAATCCTGAATATAACTAAATGTTTGTCTGACCTCTGGTTTTTCAGTCATTTCTACCCCGGCTCTGGCGGTAAGGCTTAGCGAGAATAAAAGCTGGTTAACGGAATCGTGAAGATCCCTTGCGAGCCGATTTCGCTCGGTAACGAGCGCTGTCTCTTGCTCCCACTGGGTCAGTTTGATCCTCTTCAATGCCGTTCCGATTTGATAAGCAACCGCTTCAAGTAAAGCAAGTTCATTTTTCTCAAAGTGTGTTTTGTTTGGCGATCCTACATTTAAGATCCCGAAGCGTTCTTGTCCGGCGCGGAGCGGGACGGTGGCATGATGGGTGAGACCGCACGTTTCTCCGGCATTCTCTTTTATGGCATCTTCAATTCGTTTACATTCTATAATATTCGAAGCTTTATGCAGTTCCTGGTTGTTATATTTATTGACGCACCAGCATGTACCTTGGCACATCCGTTGATTCTGATTATTGGCCAAAGCTGGTGGTAGAGCTTCATCCGCCACAAGCTGATGCGCACCACTTTCGTCGATCAAAAAGATCCAGCCTGTTTGAAGTCCAGTCACATGGAGGAGTTTCTTCAAAACCCCAGACAACACGGCCTTTGTATCTGTTCCCTCATTTAAAAGCTCCGCAATTTCCTTTAACATGCTAATCTCTTCGTATCCAGCCTCTACAGACATTCCTATTCCCCTCTGTTGTGAAGTAACTACTTATCATTATAGCTTATTTACAATTTTCAGACTCCTCATGAGTGTTAAGGAATATTTTTAGAAAAGAACCTAAAGATACATCCGTAATAGATTCCACGATATTCTTCACTTCCAAGGCATAATGATGGAATCACGTGGAAGGACTCCTATTATAAAATGAGATTCATATCCCCAAATTCATGCCATAGATAGCCGGATTCGATCGCTTGGTCATAGGCTTTAAGTAAATACTTTTCGGATACAAAGGCGGAAAGCATATCAAGATGGCTGGCCTTCGGTTCATGCAAACCGGTGATGATTCCATTAACTATTTTTAGAGGAAATTTTTGATTAATATAGAGCTTCGTCATCCCCGAGAGTGCCCCGATCTTAGCCGCGGTCTCAAGGGCTCTGACCACAGTCGTGCCTATTGCAATGACCCTTTTTCCCCTTGCTTTTGTTTCATGAATCCGCTCCATTGTGCGTTCAGAGATATGGTATTCCTCTTCATTCTCTTCAGGTGTCTGTGGCCATTGATCGTCGAGGAAATAGCTTAAACCCGTATGCAGTTGGATAAAATCAACCTGTATGTTTTTACGCTTCAATTTAAACAGTAGCTCCCAGCTAAAGGCCCTGCCGGCAGAAGGCATTTCCACTGAGCCGGGATGGCTGGCAAAAACCGTTTGATAGGAATCCAAGTCCCATGGCTGTTCAATATACTCATAACGTACCGGTTCACCTAGGGCATAGATGATATTAACTAAATCCGTTCCTTTTTTTGAAAACTGAATGATTTTTAGAGGGGAATTTTCTTTCTCGCCAATCACAGTGGCAGTCAATTCAGATGAAAACTGCAAAATGTCGCCCATTTTAACAGGGGCCGCCACAATCAGAGCCTCCCAAATATCCACATCCCGGCGCCTTGCAAGCCGGACTTCGGCCGCAGGTATTCGTTTAAACGTGCCTCTCCGCCATTCAGCTTGTAAGACCGCTGGGATGGTGCGGCTATTATTTAAAATAACTAAATCCCCAGGCTGGAGATAATCCGCCAAGTGGAAGAAATGGTCATGC belongs to Neobacillus sp. OS1-2 and includes:
- the truA gene encoding tRNA pseudouridine(38-40) synthase TruA, whose protein sequence is MQRYKCIISYDGSGFSGYQVQPNKRTVQSVLEAVLAKMHKGNPIKVSGSGRTDAGVHAKGQVIHFDSPLLLPEERWGAALNSMLPEDISVQSVMKVDASFHARFDAIGKEYRYVLYLASIRDPFQRNYACRYPYPLNFEAMQEASKYFLGTHDFTSFCSARTDVMDKIRSIEAIDFFIDGDFLTLRFVGNGFLYNMVRILVGTLLAVGSGDLLPEEMPVILEKKDRRSAGKTAPANGLYLWEVFY
- the rplM gene encoding 50S ribosomal protein L13 produces the protein MRTTFMANANNIERKWYVIDAEGKTLGRLASEVASILRGKNKPTFTPHVDTGDNVIILNASKVELTGKKLTDKIYYRHTMHPGGLKTRTALEMRTNYAEKMIELAVKGMLPKNSLGRQMFKKLHVYAGAEHPHQAQQPEVYELRG
- the rpsI gene encoding 30S ribosomal protein S9; this translates as MAQVEYIGTGRRKSSVARVRIVPGTGKITINGRDIEDYIPFEALRMVVNQPLVATETKGSYDVLVNVSGGGYTGQAGAIRHGIARALLKADPEYRPTLKRAGLLTRDPRMKERKKYGLKGARRAPQFSKR
- a CDS encoding GAF domain-containing sensor histidine kinase; this translates as MSVEAGYEEISMLKEIAELLNEGTDTKAVLSGVLKKLLHVTGLQTGWIFLIDESGAHQLVADEALPPALANNQNQRMCQGTCWCVNKYNNQELHKASNIIECKRIEDAIKENAGETCGLTHHATVPLRAGQERFGILNVGSPNKTHFEKNELALLEAVAYQIGTALKRIKLTQWEQETALVTERNRLARDLHDSVNQLLFSLSLTARAGVEMTEKPEVRQTFSYIQDLAHEALGEMRALIWQLRPQGLEHGLVSALRSYADMLGLSIETEITGAASIPGKVEETLWRIGQEALANCKKHSQSTAAVLIFQASHRGVKMTIKDKGCGFHYDESLKIPSLGLKNMKARTKALNGHFHLISKAGNGTEIEITIPF
- a CDS encoding S-adenosylmethionine:tRNA ribosyltransferase-isomerase; its protein translation is MVETNALDFYLPTELNASLPPEKRGLRRDHVRMLTLNRITGEIKHDHFFHLADYLQPGDLVILNNSRTIPAVLQAEWRRGTFKRIPAAEVRLARRRDVDIWEALIVAAPVKMGDILQFSSELTATVIGEKENSPLKIIQFSKKGTDLVNIIYALGEPVRYEYIEQPWDLDSYQTVFASHPGSVEMPSAGRAFSWELLFKLKRKNIQVDFIQLHTGLSYFLDDQWPQTPEENEEEYHISERTMERIHETKARGKRVIAIGTTVVRALETAAKIGALSGMTKLYINQKFPLKIVNGIITGLHEPKASHLDMLSAFVSEKYLLKAYDQAIESGYLWHEFGDMNLIL